From the genome of Cellvibrio japonicus Ueda107, one region includes:
- a CDS encoding FadR/GntR family transcriptional regulator, which yields MALLDRNFNLSQRMVQELGRTIICGEFTDNGLPTEAELCEKFGVSRSAVREAVKMLSAKGLVSSKPRQGIRVLPEDQWNIFDPDLLRWMLESKPTLSVLKEFLQVRIAIEPEAAALAARYADPGKVDQIEKALERMRKAPDNSPEDLEADIAFHVSILYASNNRFYIRLRDFISTALRVSISHTSPIKGNHEGIVEDHAKVLNAIKNRNAERAKHSMLLLIDEALNFIEDSIAAGK from the coding sequence ATGGCGCTATTAGATCGCAATTTCAACCTCTCTCAACGCATGGTGCAGGAATTGGGCCGCACCATTATCTGTGGTGAATTTACCGATAACGGTTTGCCCACCGAAGCCGAGCTCTGCGAAAAATTTGGAGTGAGCCGCAGCGCGGTGCGCGAGGCCGTCAAAATGCTCTCGGCCAAGGGCCTGGTATCCAGCAAACCGCGCCAGGGCATTCGTGTCCTGCCCGAAGACCAGTGGAATATTTTCGATCCGGACCTGCTGCGCTGGATGCTGGAAAGTAAACCCACACTCAGTGTGCTGAAAGAATTTTTGCAAGTGCGTATCGCCATAGAACCGGAAGCCGCAGCCCTTGCCGCACGCTATGCCGACCCGGGGAAAGTCGACCAGATCGAAAAAGCCCTGGAGCGTATGCGCAAGGCACCGGATAACAGCCCGGAAGACCTGGAGGCCGATATTGCCTTCCACGTCAGTATCCTCTATGCCAGTAACAACCGCTTTTACATTCGCCTGCGCGATTTTATTTCCACCGCGCTGCGCGTCAGTATCAGCCACACCAGCCCGATCAAAGGCAACCATGAAGGCATAGTCGAGGATCACGCCAAGGTGCTCAACGCCATCAAAAACCGCAACGCCGAACGCGCCAAGCATTCGATGCTGCTGTTGATCGATGAAGCACTGAACTTTATTGAAGACTCGATTGCCGCCGGTAAATAG
- a CDS encoding sensor domain-containing protein has translation MKNPSSIIPPDLYRRAQKRLMDQGERSLFAPPLTETQQLKRDVQIYQLALEMQREEWRQAQTQLQTTIAQQRVAEEQLRTSARLLEASQAIANVGSVEMEFPSRRLYWSAETYRIHDTSPEEYTPTFDLSLDHYLPDSRQKLQAALQKALETGEVFDLELEKYTFKGRKIDVRTTCTATFDQLGRLIRLTGIFQDISARKQAERYQLHHSHILELLLQHAPLQQVLEAIALDVERTNPHMLCTILLLDSEGKHLIHGAAPSLPVFYIQAINGGAIGPRAGSCGTAAFTGKRVVVEDINTHPFWADYKQLALRAGLQSCWSQPILSATGKVLGTFAIYHNHPSQPEPHDLQLIDNEARLAALAIETTRAENRLQLTACVFSHAREGILITDAQGNIIEVNTTFTDITGYTRDDVIGKNPRLLQSNKHDAVFFERLWHSLVNEGAWCGEIWNKRKNGDLYVASMTISAVKDSRGQITHFVDLFNDITHIKEHQRQLEHIAHYDALTHLPNRVLLADRMKQALLHSQRSGLSLAVMYIDLDGFKAINDQYGHDLGDQLLVAISSRFKSVLRESDTLARIGGDEFVVVLNELEQPAAYQPVLDRLLATAADPLILRDQALRITASIGITLYPSDTADAEQLIRHADQAMYLAKQRGKNGWHLFDVDRDVATKHQYESLERIRLALEQREFILHYQPKVNMKTGALVGAEALIRWQHPTRGMISPGEFLPLIEEHPIGLDVGEWVIDTALSQIEHWQREGLALPVSVNLCALQLQQGRFAQRLSELLQAHPDVAPGQLELEIVETSALADMTDVANTMRACNALGVRFAVDDFGTGYSSLTYLKRLPAETLKIDQSFIRDMLDDPDDFAIVKGVISLAQAFHRQVIAEGVESVAHGEMLIPLGCELAQGYGIARPMLAGEISSWIQRWTPDPRWTYFARADAPEC, from the coding sequence ATGAAAAACCCTTCATCGATCATCCCGCCCGACCTCTATCGCCGTGCGCAAAAACGCCTGATGGACCAGGGGGAGCGCAGCCTCTTCGCACCGCCGCTCACCGAAACACAACAACTCAAACGCGATGTGCAAATCTACCAACTTGCCCTGGAAATGCAGCGCGAAGAATGGCGCCAGGCGCAAACCCAATTGCAAACCACCATTGCGCAACAGCGCGTCGCCGAGGAACAACTGCGCACCAGTGCGCGCCTGCTGGAGGCATCCCAGGCCATTGCCAATGTGGGTTCAGTAGAGATGGAATTTCCCAGTCGCCGCCTTTACTGGAGCGCAGAAACCTATCGCATCCACGACACCTCGCCCGAGGAATACACGCCGACATTCGACTTGAGCCTCGACCACTACCTGCCGGACTCGCGCCAAAAGCTCCAGGCGGCGCTGCAAAAAGCCCTGGAAACCGGCGAGGTATTTGATCTCGAATTGGAAAAATACACCTTTAAAGGCCGCAAGATCGATGTGCGCACCACCTGCACAGCCACCTTTGACCAACTGGGTCGATTGATACGGCTCACCGGTATTTTCCAGGACATCAGCGCGCGCAAACAGGCCGAGCGCTACCAACTGCACCACAGCCATATCCTCGAATTGCTGTTGCAGCACGCGCCCCTGCAGCAGGTACTGGAGGCCATTGCCCTGGATGTAGAGCGAACCAATCCGCACATGCTCTGCACCATCCTGTTACTCGATAGCGAAGGCAAACACCTGATCCACGGCGCGGCGCCCAGCCTGCCAGTGTTTTACATCCAGGCAATCAATGGCGGCGCTATAGGCCCGCGCGCCGGCTCCTGCGGCACAGCCGCTTTCACCGGCAAACGCGTGGTGGTTGAAGATATCAATACCCATCCCTTTTGGGCTGATTACAAACAGCTGGCCCTGCGCGCCGGGCTGCAATCCTGCTGGTCGCAACCGATATTGTCGGCTACAGGCAAAGTCCTGGGCACCTTTGCCATTTACCACAACCACCCCAGCCAACCGGAACCCCATGATCTGCAACTGATCGACAATGAAGCGCGACTTGCCGCCCTGGCCATTGAAACCACGCGCGCCGAAAATCGCCTGCAACTCACCGCCTGTGTTTTCAGTCACGCACGCGAAGGCATCCTGATCACCGATGCCCAGGGCAATATCATTGAGGTCAACACCACCTTCACCGATATCACCGGTTATACCCGCGACGACGTCATCGGTAAAAACCCACGCCTGTTGCAGTCGAACAAACACGATGCCGTATTTTTTGAACGCCTGTGGCACTCCCTGGTGAATGAGGGTGCCTGGTGTGGTGAAATCTGGAACAAACGCAAAAACGGCGACCTGTATGTTGCCAGCATGACCATCAGCGCCGTCAAAGACAGCCGCGGACAAATCACCCACTTCGTTGACCTGTTTAACGACATCACCCACATCAAGGAACACCAGCGCCAGTTGGAGCATATTGCCCACTACGATGCGCTCACTCACCTGCCCAACCGGGTATTGCTCGCCGACCGCATGAAACAGGCGCTGCTACACAGCCAGCGCAGTGGCCTGTCACTGGCAGTCATGTACATCGACCTCGATGGCTTCAAAGCCATTAACGACCAATACGGCCACGACCTCGGCGACCAACTGCTGGTGGCGATCAGCAGTCGCTTTAAAAGCGTACTGCGCGAAAGCGATACCCTGGCGCGTATTGGCGGCGACGAATTTGTGGTTGTGCTGAATGAACTTGAGCAGCCTGCCGCTTACCAGCCGGTACTGGATCGGCTACTGGCCACGGCCGCCGACCCCCTGATACTGCGCGACCAGGCACTGCGGATCACGGCCAGCATCGGCATTACGCTCTATCCCAGCGATACCGCCGATGCCGAACAATTAATTCGCCACGCCGACCAGGCCATGTACCTGGCCAAACAGCGCGGCAAAAACGGCTGGCACCTGTTTGATGTGGATCGCGATGTCGCCACCAAACACCAATACGAAAGCCTGGAGCGCATTCGCCTGGCCCTGGAGCAACGGGAATTCATACTGCACTACCAACCCAAGGTAAATATGAAAACCGGTGCACTGGTCGGTGCAGAAGCCCTGATCCGCTGGCAGCATCCCACCCGCGGCATGATCAGCCCCGGGGAGTTCCTTCCGCTTATTGAAGAACATCCTATCGGCCTCGATGTCGGCGAATGGGTCATAGACACGGCCCTGAGCCAAATCGAACACTGGCAACGCGAAGGATTAGCGCTGCCGGTCAGCGTCAATCTCTGCGCGCTGCAACTCCAGCAGGGCCGTTTTGCCCAGCGCCTGAGCGAACTCCTGCAAGCCCACCCGGATGTAGCGCCGGGCCAGCTGGAATTGGAAATCGTCGAAACCAGTGCCCTGGCCGACATGACGGATGTTGCCAACACCATGCGCGCCTGCAATGCCCTGGGGGTGCGCTTTGCCGTTGATGATTTTGGAACAGGCTATTCCTCGCTCACCTACCTCAAGCGCCTGCCGGCAGAAACCCTCAAAATTGACCAGAGTTTTATCCGCGACATGCTCGACGACCCGGATGATTTTGCGATTGTCAAAGGGGTCATCAGCCTGGCCCAGGCCTTCCATCGCCAGGTCATTGCCGAAGGCGTGGAAAGCGTTGCCCACGGTGAAATGCTCATCCCCCTCGGCTGCGAGCTGGCACAGGGCTACGGCATCGCCCGGCCCATGTTGGCCGGGGAAATATCGTCCTGGATCCAACGCTGGACGCCCGACCCGCGCTGGACCTATTTCGCCCGCGCCGACGCACCTGAATGCTAG
- a CDS encoding NAD(P)/FAD-dependent oxidoreductase, which translates to MQTSTTAITQATDQHTPPRIVIVGGGAGGLELATKLGNKLGKKKRAEITLIDRNTTHLWKPLLHEIAVGTMDEGIDAVSYRGHANTHHFAFRVGTMTDIDRNTREVILAPINDEEGIEVIPSTRIPYDYLVLAIGSISNDFNTPGVKEHAIFLDSPNQAYKFRSRLLNKCLRIQRVLGEDDHVRVAIVGAGATGVELSAELHHAVHEIHNYGFNAVTNEHLNVTLIEAGPRILPALPERISAAAHSELAKLGVDVRLNTMITSSSSDGLHTKDGQLISADLIVWAAGIKVPDFMANIAGLETNRINQLHVNAFLQTTRDPRILAIGDCAQFTNPDGSRVPPRAQSAHQMASTCFTNLVALLENKPLKVYKYSDHGSLISLASYSTVGNLMGNLSKGSLFIEGRLARMVYISLYRMHQMAIHGFFKTGLVMLAGRINRWVRPRLKLH; encoded by the coding sequence ATGCAAACATCAACCACTGCAATAACCCAGGCGACCGACCAGCACACGCCACCGCGCATTGTGATTGTCGGTGGCGGGGCTGGCGGCCTTGAACTGGCAACCAAGCTGGGCAATAAGCTCGGCAAGAAAAAACGCGCGGAGATCACCCTGATCGACCGCAATACCACGCACCTGTGGAAGCCACTGCTGCACGAAATTGCCGTGGGCACTATGGACGAGGGTATAGATGCGGTCAGTTATCGCGGCCACGCCAATACCCACCATTTTGCCTTTCGCGTGGGCACCATGACCGACATAGATCGCAACACGCGCGAAGTTATCCTGGCCCCGATCAACGACGAAGAGGGGATAGAGGTAATTCCCTCAACGCGCATCCCCTACGATTACCTGGTATTAGCCATTGGCTCTATTTCCAACGACTTCAACACTCCCGGGGTCAAGGAACACGCTATCTTTCTCGACAGCCCCAACCAGGCCTACAAATTCCGCTCACGCCTGCTCAACAAATGCCTGCGCATCCAGCGTGTCCTCGGTGAAGATGACCATGTGCGTGTCGCCATCGTGGGCGCTGGCGCCACCGGTGTGGAACTGTCGGCGGAATTGCATCACGCCGTACACGAAATCCACAACTACGGTTTTAACGCGGTCACCAATGAACACCTCAACGTCACCCTGATTGAGGCCGGGCCGCGCATATTGCCCGCCCTGCCCGAGCGCATTTCGGCAGCGGCACACAGCGAGCTGGCCAAGCTGGGCGTGGATGTGCGCCTCAACACCATGATTACGTCATCCTCCAGCGACGGCTTGCACACCAAAGATGGCCAATTGATCAGTGCCGATCTGATTGTGTGGGCTGCCGGTATTAAAGTGCCCGACTTCATGGCCAATATTGCGGGGCTCGAAACCAACCGTATTAATCAACTACACGTGAATGCGTTTTTGCAAACCACGCGCGACCCACGCATTTTGGCCATTGGCGATTGCGCGCAATTCACCAACCCCGATGGCTCACGCGTCCCACCCCGTGCGCAATCGGCACACCAGATGGCCAGCACCTGTTTCACCAACCTGGTCGCCCTGTTGGAAAACAAACCACTCAAGGTTTACAAATACTCCGATCACGGCTCATTGATTTCACTCGCCAGCTATTCCACCGTCGGCAACCTGATGGGCAATTTGAGCAAGGGCAGTCTATTTATTGAGGGGCGCCTGGCGCGTATGGTGTATATCTCCCTTTACCGCATGCACCAGATGGCGATCCACGGTTTTTTTAAAACCGGATTGGTCATGCTGGCCGGCCGTATCAACCGCTGGGTAAGGCCGCGCTTGAAATTGCACTAA